The following DNA comes from Mycolicibacterium aromaticivorans JS19b1 = JCM 16368.
CGCCGAGCTGGCGCAATGTGGGTTCGCCACCGTCGGCCACGAGGTCTGCCCTCCTCCCGTCGCCCAGGCTGATCGGCACGGCAACCTGCGGTACGTTGGGGCCTTGCCGGCACCCGGACATGCCAGTCTAGGGCGGCGCCGCATGCAGGCGGCCATCGAGAGGAGGCGACGGTGGTGGAGGCGTACATGCTGATCCAGACCGAGGTCGGCCGCGCCGAGGTCGTCGCCAAGCAGGTGGCCGCGCTGCCGGGCGTAGTGTCCGCCGAGTATGTGACCGGTCCGTATGACGTGGTGGTCCGGGTCGCCTCGGCCACCGAGGATGATCTGGCCGCGTCCGTGGTGCCCAGCGTTCAGCAGATCGCCGGGATCACCCGGACCCTCACCTGTCCTATCGCCGATGCCGACTGAGCCACTACCCGTCGCGAGCGAGGACAGCACACCGGACGGACCGCCCCGCGCCTTCCTGATCGGCGCGGTTGTCGTGGCGGTGTTGGCGATCGGCGCCGTGCTCGCGATCGCGGCCACCCGCAAAGCTCCGGTCCAGCCAGTGGTCATCGCCGCTGCCCCAGCGCCGCAAGCGGATTCACCGAGCTGCCGGGGTCTGATGGGAGCGTTGCCGGAAAACCTCGGCGAATTCCATCGGGTGGCGGCGGCCGACCCGGTGCCGACCGGCGCGGCGGCCTGGCGTGGGGAGGCCGACAATTACCCGGTCATCCTCCGCTGTGGCATCGACCGACCCGCGGAGTTCATGGTGGGCTCCCCGATCCAAGTAGTCAACGCGGTCCAATGGTTTCAGCTCGACGATCCCCAGACCGACCGCAGCACCTGGGTCGCCGTGGACCGCCCGGTGTACCTGGCGCTCACCCTGCCCAAAGAGTCCGGCCCCACGCCCATTCAGGCGTTGTCGGATCTGATCGCGCGAACCTTGCCTGCGGTTCCGATCGACCCGAACCCGCCTCGCTGAGTCAGCGCAGACCGGTTCCGCGCGCCAACGCCGTCTCCACCATGGTGCCGACCAGCGTCGGGTAGTCGATGCCGCTGGCCGCCCACATCCGCGGATACATCGAGATCGTGGTGAAGCCGGGCATGGTGTTGATCTCGTTGACCACCGGGCCGTCCTCGGTCAGGAAGAAGTCCACTCGCGCCAGACCCTGGCAGTCCAGGGCCTTGAAGGTTCGAATTGCCAAGTGGCGCAGTTCCTCTGCCACGTCTTCGTCGACCTTCGCGGGGACGTCGAGTTCGGCGCCGTCGTCCAGGTATTTGGTGGCGAAGTCGTAGAAGCCGTCTTCGCGGCCCGCGATGCCGGCGACCCGGATCTCCCCGATCGCGCTGGCTTGCACTGAGCCGTCTGGGAATTCGAGGACACCGCACTCGAGCTCACGGCCTTCGATCGCGGCTTCGATGATGACCTTGGGATCGTGTGTGCGCGCATCGGCGATCGCCGCGGGCAGCTCGTCGGGGCTCATCACCCGGTTCACCCCGATCGAGGACCCACCGCGCGCGGGTTTGACGAACATCGGAAAGCCAAGGCGCATGATGTCATCGAGCGTGGGCGCCTTCTCCTGCGGCCGCAGCACCACGTGATCACCGATCGGAAGACCGTCAGCGGCCAGCAGCTTCTTGGTGAACTCCTTGTCCATGCCGGCCGCACTGGCCAGCACGCCGGCACCCACGTACGGCACGCCCGCCAATTCGAGCAGACCCTGGATGGTGCCGTCTTCGCCGTACGGCCCGTGCAGGATCGGGAAGACGACGTCGACCGATGTCAGCACCTCACCGGCGGCTTGACCCAACGACACCAGCTCACCGTGCCGCTGCGGGTCGGCAGGCAACGCCAGCGCCGTGCCGGAGTCACCCCTGACCTCCGGCAGCCGCCGGTCGGTGATGGCCAGGGTTTCCGGCTTGCCGTCGGTCAGCACCCAGGAGCCCTCCGGGGTGATGCCCACGGCGACGACTTCGAACCGCTCCGGGTCGAGGTTCCGCAGGATGCTTCCGGCCGATACGCAGGAGATCGCGTGCTCGGAGCTGCGGCCCCCGTAGACGACGGCGACGCGGATACGAGAAGTCACAAACTAGAGAGGCTACAGCCCAGCCGGTATGAGCACGATCTGGCGCTGTGAGCAGTGACTATCCGGCGCCGAGGGCTGCGAGGACGTCGGCGACCAGGTCGTCGGTGTCCTCGATGCCTGCTGAGATCCGGGCGAAGCCGCCGGCCACGGGGTCGCCCCACCGGGCCCGACGGTCGACGCAGGTGTGGATCCCGCCGAAGCTGGTCGCGGCCACCAGCAGGTCGCTGCGCTGCACCAGGGCGTGGACGGCGCGCGCGTCGGCGAGTTCGAACGACACCAATCCCCCGAAACGCCGCATCTGCGCGGCGGCCACCGGGTGGGACGGGTCGTCGGGCAATCCCGGGTGGCGCACCGAGCGGA
Coding sequences within:
- a CDS encoding Lrp/AsnC ligand binding domain-containing protein; the encoded protein is MVEAYMLIQTEVGRAEVVAKQVAALPGVVSAEYVTGPYDVVVRVASATEDDLAASVVPSVQQIAGITRTLTCPIADAD
- a CDS encoding DUF3515 domain-containing protein, with the protein product MPTEPLPVASEDSTPDGPPRAFLIGAVVVAVLAIGAVLAIAATRKAPVQPVVIAAAPAPQADSPSCRGLMGALPENLGEFHRVAAADPVPTGAAAWRGEADNYPVILRCGIDRPAEFMVGSPIQVVNAVQWFQLDDPQTDRSTWVAVDRPVYLALTLPKESGPTPIQALSDLIARTLPAVPIDPNPPR
- a CDS encoding D-alanine--D-alanine ligase family protein; its protein translation is MTSRIRVAVVYGGRSSEHAISCVSAGSILRNLDPERFEVVAVGITPEGSWVLTDGKPETLAITDRRLPEVRGDSGTALALPADPQRHGELVSLGQAAGEVLTSVDVVFPILHGPYGEDGTIQGLLELAGVPYVGAGVLASAAGMDKEFTKKLLAADGLPIGDHVVLRPQEKAPTLDDIMRLGFPMFVKPARGGSSIGVNRVMSPDELPAAIADARTHDPKVIIEAAIEGRELECGVLEFPDGSVQASAIGEIRVAGIAGREDGFYDFATKYLDDGAELDVPAKVDEDVAEELRHLAIRTFKALDCQGLARVDFFLTEDGPVVNEINTMPGFTTISMYPRMWAASGIDYPTLVGTMVETALARGTGLR